From the Xiphophorus hellerii strain 12219 chromosome 20, Xiphophorus_hellerii-4.1, whole genome shotgun sequence genome, the window AGCACCGAAAAGACTACGTGAGTGCCGGAAGGTAAGCTTCTTCAGACAATTAGAGTAACTCGGAGCAGACCAGATGAAAAATATCATGTTCAAttaaaaccagatgtttacagaCACTGCACAAaatggctgtttgttttttcttcactgtttggCATTAATCCAGACCAAAATGCTTTAATTTGGTCAGGATAACTACTATCTAAGTATTTCTATTTCCATCTAtgataaatgtcaaaataataaaagagagaattatttttactttgaagttcaaattcaaaaatactttattaatcccaaagggagattaaatgttgttgtaactcattaaatctaaaaaagaaaagaaaaaaaaaagttgaaaaaatgtaacttttacttctttaatatttaatagaattcccttttaaattgttttgggtctttttccacaagttctTGCTGTAGTTTGCTGGGATATGACAGAACCGCTGTAACCGAGTCAGACTTGGTTACACACCTTGTCATCACAGTGGAGATGAAAAGGTGTGCGCAAACACACCTTTTCATCTTGGCCCACAAATTTTCTTGAATGATGGCCGCTCCAAGACATTGACTTCTGTCCTCCAGCTTCATTGTGACTAAGTCTAACGAAGTTGTAACTCCACGTTTGGTGTCTTTAGATCATTATTTCCACATAAGTTTCTTCGTGATGCCttctgtttatgtgtgtgtgggggggtgtgtgtgcggggcTGTACGCGTGAGTGTGCGCTGATGGCAGTGAGTGCTGGCGAAAGGTCAGCAGCTTGTAGGGTGGTCTGCTGTGGCAGGCTCCAGTCTAATTGTCTGGAATAATTGAGCTTCAACCAAGTGTAGAACAAATCACGCCCAGGGACTAATCCGGCCTTTCCTTTGCTCAGAAGCTTTCTGGGGGTTTTTATGCTGCCGTTGTGTCTGTGGGCGTGGAGATTAGCCCTAATTTAAGGGATTGATTGACAAATTCTCTGCCGAAAAACATTGACAGAAATATTAAGAGCGATAAGTGGCTTCAATGCAGGATCATTCAGTAGTcgtttgtttctttaatgtcCAGCCACTAACTATTACttgatttaaatttatgttGTTTCTCTAAAATATTGACGGTTAAATGGAGGCAGGTTTTGACCGTTACCATTGTCAGGAGgcaatttgagaaaaaaactaagGTAAGGTAGACaagctaattttatttatatagcacattttcagcaacaaggcagttcaaagtgctttacatgaattagaaggaaatacaacaaaacaacaaaccaaaggaaagagcaaaagaagaaaaaaaggaaatcaagaGTATAACCCCATGTTTAACAATAAGTAGTccgtgatttataaactaaaatgAAGCAACATGCTTAACGTTTTTTACACTGCAAACATCAACATTATTTTCCAGTCTTTtaccttctcttttttttctgttgtaaataTTAGCCTTGCTTTCTGGTGTCCATTAAGGCAGCAGGTGGTGGCGATAATGACCCTGTagagcgccctctgctggataaAACATAatgctataaaatgtttattacagTTGCGATTGTACCATAATTTTACTTCCAATCAAATCGTTATGATATAGCCATTAACCTtttccccaaaataaaaataaatcttgcaATGTTACACAACAAAATACGAGGGAATTAGTCTTTAACCTTGTGTTATTTATTGTGTAGTTTAAAAAGCACAGGTCCATCGGAAGGTGacattaatcaaataaaacagctgtctccttttatttgaacttttgagCACTTTTGGTTTATCaaaaatatgtatgtatgtttttattgtagGCTATTAATATGTTCATAGACAAATTTAATGCTTAATTTGCCTTTTGGTTTAACATGAATTTATCGGAGGTAATATTACTGTGATGCTGGAGGCACCGTGAATTGGTGGAGTTTTGTTTTCCTAAGGGATAGTTTGTCACTGAAATGATTTAACTGCTTTATTGAACATGCCTTGTTTTCCATTTCAGTCTCATCTCTACAGACCTCAGCCGTATGACCGACAGTGAGCGAGACCAGATTGACCAGGATGCTCAGACCTTCATGAGGACCTGCTCTGAAGCCATCAAGCAGCTACGCAGTGAAGGTCTCTGTTGGAGTCCCTTCTTCTACATCACTGCTGTCCGTCTGTTATAAAgtcatgtgacaaaaaaaataggaCACCCTGCAGCGTACATAGGCATATTTGATaagaattttagaaaaaaaatcttccatgtaaatataaataaacagtaaaagcTGAGATGTGCAAGGAGGATTTGTTTGCTGTCAGAACCTCACAATTATCTGAACTCGAGAATGAAAGACGAGTTTCACCCAAACCCAGAAAATCACATCCTGCCAACCAAGAAGCCTGGAGGTGGAAGTGTCATGGTTTGACCCAAGACATGGCAGTGAGTCCACAGAACGCTGACTGCCAATTAAGGAATGAGAAGTCCTATAATGAGTCAAGCAGATGTTGCTCTTATTGAACGTGGTTGAAGATGCAAGACACTTTTGCTTTCTGAATATTTTGCGGAATcctatttgtttttcatatggCTGTTACATGCAGGGATctttgctgaaaagttcctGCGTATGTCTGTCTGTGAGTAAATGTTGAACTGCTTTCATCCACAGTGGAGAAGCAGGCGACATCCGCTCAGATTAAGGAACACAGGGTTGCAGTGCTGGATCTCATTGACATGTATCTGAAAGGTAATGTTCTGCTTTATTGTTTCATGGCTCATCTGAATGCACTGGACCTAGACCTGAGTACACGCACATATTTATGACGTGTTTGCGTTTGGATTTAAGGGGTGTGCAAGCTGTACTCTGAGCAGAGGGCCATTAGAGTCAAAAGAATGGTGGACAAGAAGAGACTGTGAGCAACTGCACGCTTCATTCAAACATATCTGCCACACTTTATCGTGGGGTTGCGGTTATTCTTGGTGCATTCAAGTAAATGCAGGCGATGTGTACTGGTTTCAGATCGAGACTGGCACCAGAACATCCCGGTAAAGTGGAGAAAACCGTGGTGGAGGAGCCTGCAGAGGAGAAAGTTGTAAAGGAAGAAAGTCCTGGTAAGACCGTGGAacagagtgaaaacaaaaagcccATCGAAAAGCAGAGAGGTCTTCTCAaacgaaaaaacaaaaacaaagaaacaacacaGAACACATGTAGTGAGAAAGTAACACTTGACGCTGTAATTGGAAACAATGACTTTACAAACACTTTTCAACAAATTAGGCAACCATAAAAGGCATAGGCgtaacttcctgaaggactGGAGTGGACATGTCCCCACCAACTCTGGCATGAAGGAGACAGTCCCCGCCAATATTTCctgcacctttttttctttgtgcctGCAGTTATGTATCTCGGCAGCAGCTGCACGCTGCATTAACCGCCAggtaatactttttaaaaattcctttGGAAAACGTAAATGGCAAGTCCGCGCAGTGATCTAGTGGATTGGACATCATGTGACTTACTGTGCGCCAGATGCGCTGCTGCTTTGCATTGAGTCAGGAATATCAGTGGTTGGGGAAATGACACAATCCAGCAAAGAATCTGAGAAGGAGATgcaaagttttgatattaaccctttcatgcaaagtggtcactacagtggacagctatctaaaagccattttcacatataaaagagaaattagTTCTCTCTTGTATCTTTACAGAAcggacagaaaccaaactatttataaatttaaatgcagagggaatatatattttacatatccaaTAATAAGCATCTcagctttaagccacattttatagTATCCAGTGATATCAATGGTCACTCTACTCATCAACTGCCCCAACCAGACCCAAAAAAGGTTTAATGCTTGCTATATTAAAGACACATTATATCTCATCTGTTATGTATGAGTTAGCAGGACAAAGGTTTTGCCAACCAGCTGAGGGACAGATGTGGAGTCAGAATCACAcaattgaaaaatacaaagtttgcaCTGACAAGGATTCATCTGATTTGCACAGAAGTTActtattctgcttttgaaatgtttaataacatttcGATTGTTACAGAATCtcatgttgttgatgtttttagcacttgataaaatcagacaataaaaGGCAACTATGTGATCattcttcacaaaaaatattactgaattatgaaactgttttcaagCATTCGGCACATAAAGGCAATtagaatatgactgaaaagttcCTTTGTTAATTTCATCACCAATTGAAAGACATTATATTGATTATGTAGATTACTtccattttaacatatttctatTTCATAGTATGTATAATACCTgctaaaaggttatttttaaaaggtactATTAATCTGACAAGCCTGATCAGGACGtatatcctaatttattgaataagactGTATGGCATCCCcactttagtttagttttatttttagcactaAAAAACAACTTCCAGTAACTGTGGGTACATCAGCGCCCCGGCCCTCTTTCCCCCGCTCCTCCTCGTCCCCACcaacttgcaacacaaagttacaccctTGATAAAAGGGtaatttatttaagtatttaactTAAGTGTTGTCGGTTTAGTGTCAGCACTGCTGCATATTGTGGAAAATTTTCTGAAACGCTGAATTTGGGGTCTTTGTTATCCGCAAAACATTTGTATCAGCATTAATAGAATTAAACACCGGAAATAAATCATTGTATgtaataaatctgttttgttgattttctaATCGACTTTTATTTCAAGGCTAACACAACTTtagatttctattttaaatttatcacaaaaatgcatatttttgaatttttataaCATGTTATAATTTCTACATCTGAAACGGCTGTTGCTTTTGAGTCCAGTTTTATGCAGTAGTAGCTTTTTAACCGATCCCTTTCATCTTTGCTGTAGAGAAAAACACCTCAGAAGTTCAGGACAGCTCCTCCAACCTGTGGGAGGAGGGCCGGGTGGAGGACGAGCTTTCCCCGGAGGAGATCCAGATGGTGGGCAGCATTAAGGCTGAAAACATTGACTAAACAATATGAATCAGCtctctgatttaaaaaatatatagttcaTTCctacaattttaatttttagaacTTTGGGGAAACGTTGgggcttattttatttattgtaaaaaatagTCAGCCGACTGGTTTGAGGGTTTTAACATCAGATAACGTGTCGCATTTCAAGTTCATTCGTCCTGAATTGACGTGAAACATCTTGTGCACCTGTCGGGAGGATTTAAACgtgtttttattccagtttgAACAGGAGAACCTGAAACTGGTCAGTGAAATGAACAACCTGGTGGATGAAGTGAGGTGAGTTTATTCTGGTGAAAACAACTGTGACCCGTCTGAGTCGGTCAGTCCAAAGGAGGACAGTGAGGCTATTAGTTGTTGTTCAAACCTCAGTTAGGGTGATCTATAATGGAATGAAGCTGCTTAATCCTGAAGTTAAAAAAAGGCATTCAGGACGAGATAATGTTTGATTTATACAGTATGTTTCCATGATCATTtctaatgttttactttttgtaccTACCAGGCAAATTGAAGGGAAAGTGGTGGAGATTTCACGCCTTCAGGAGATCTTTGCTGAAAAAGTGCTCCAACAAGTAAGACGACCTCTTTCCAATTCCTctgtttctgtcactttaaattctgCGTTTTGATTTGCGCCGGTGCATAAACGTGCTGTCCGTTTGACTTTGTGAAACAGGAAAGTGACATAGACAACATTCACCAGCTGGTCGTGGGAGCAACAGAGAACGTCAAAGAAGGCAATGAGGATATTCGAGAGGTAGGTCAAAGTTTCCACTTCGTGTTGGCTTTGTGTGTTTGGAAGAAGACAACTAGTGGaactttttttgcttgtttgttttccaagGCAATCAAAAACAATGCTGGCTTTCGAGTGTGGATCCTCTTCTTCCTCGTCATGTGCTCCTTCTCGCTCTTATTTCTGGACTGGTACGACGGTTAACGGCGCTCCCTCAAAGGACTGCACTGGACTGTTTAAAGTCTTAGAAAGCGGCGATGACAACATTTGGACTGAAGGCACGGCTCGCTGTGCTGCAGCTGGTGTTCCCCGTGAAGATCGTCTTCAAGTGAAGACGGCGGTGTGTTCGTCCCTGCAGATCTGTGAAACTGGGCTCTGATGGATGAGTGGACAGAACTCGGTATCCAGCTTAAAATGGGATCCAGTGGATTGACTATCAGTCTTATTCTACCACTAAAAGTGATAAATGTTCGACTGCAGCTGGTGTTTTTCTGAACTCTTGCCACATAATGGGAAAtatcctttaaataaaaagataatcGAGTCAAATGCCACCtctattttttgtgaaaattaacACCTTCAGTTggattttggttattttttacaAGGATAGTGAGTTTAGTCTCTTAAGCTGGAATTTCAGGAGGATGAAGATCTGCAGAAAGCCACCGTGTGTCGCTGTTTCATCAGCTAACAAGAATTACCTGTTGAGAGTTGCTGCATGCTAATTTTGCTAATCTGTAAGCATTTATAGATTATCAGATCACAGAGTTAAGTTCCGGTCCAGACGTCTGTTGACCTGCTTCAACCAtctcaaaaacagtttttttttattgtctgtttgtgatcattgtcctgttgaaaaGCCGTCGGACCCAAACCGTCACCTTCACATGGAAAGGAAAGAGTTGAGGATGTTAAAAACAACCCAGGAATCGCTAAGATTTCTGTTTGTAGTAAACTGGAAGATGCTGGATCACCAGTGCATCATGCTGGGCATCTGTTTCACTGTCAGTGCTGGTGGCTGTAATACAAATCGAAATAACAATTTTCTTATTGCAAATTAGCAAAACACGTACCTGTCAAATCCACAATGCCCAGCCAGCTGCACGAAGTCATTGACTTTGCAACACTCTCTCCTCCTACGCAAGCTCTACTGGCATTACTGCACGGCGGTGGCTGAGTCAGGAAGGGGGACTAGCTCCAAAACTCTTCAACTTCACCTCGAATCGACGCCTGACCGGGTGAAACTTGGACACAAGCAGATGTCCCATCGGGAGTCCTGATCAAGCCCGGCATCAAGCCCGGCATAAAACAGGGCGACATTAGGCATCTGAAATGATCCCGCCGGAAATTTATACAATATCCTTAAAAGACAAAACCATGGCAGCCTATCTTACTGGCAACACGCAATAGCTCCAAAAAGCGTTAGTTTTTCTCCAACTTGCAAACACCAGTAAAGACCATTggtgtttatttaatttcatcCCTCTGTGGATCCACAAGTAAAGAGACAAGTTGAAACACATCAGCTaagcttaaaatgttttctgtgaacTCCTGTGTTTCACCAGAGTAATTTAAGTTGTTTTGATCTTTAAACATCCAGGCATCAGCTTGAAATGAAAGcactttatttcatttgttcatttaacattttcatgtgGCTAATGCACTTTAATTGTAGTCATCACattgcttggaaaaaaaaaaaaaggtacatgTATCGGGACAGTTCGAGTTAAATGGCAAatacagagaggagaaaggaaaagcAACAGGACAAGCCACTAGGTTCAGATTGTTCCACTACGTCAGGCTAAAACTAGTTTCTGACGGCTGCGAATCGTCGTCTGTGGTGACATTAATCAAAGCAAAGCGCCGCACAATACAGTGTCTTCacttgcaaaaaaacaacaaaaaaaacaacattcagtaCAGCATTAAAGTTGTGCTATGAAAAGCAAGTAGTTAAGGTACACAGTAAGCCAGCAAAGAAAAGCGTCTGCTGTCCATGTAACGTGGGAACAATCATTAAGAAGTCCAAATAAGAGGACTCAAAACAAcgcagtttaaaatatttcttttgctgGTACATTTCTGTTAGGTCAAGGCTTAACGTTTCACAATATcatgacattaaaatgtttctgcacaGATGAAATCGATGGGGGAGGAGgggcagagagagggagggaaacGGCACCAAGTTTGTGAGAAGGACGGAACGGAGGTGTGAAAAGCGGCCGTCGGTGCCCAAAAACGAGATTCGAAGCAAACCGGTCGAGTCGCGCGTGCATGTGCGCTCAGACAGGCGACGCAGACACAGAATGGCTCGCGATCTCAGTACTAAAGTGAGCTTCTTTATATGGGTGTGTATGTACAAAGACGGTGCTCGTGTTTCTTCGGTGCCAACCACTTCGTTTTGTCGTGTAAATAAATAAGCGACGAATGCTATTCAAGGAAATCGTGAATCCACCAAACTGAGCCTCGCCGTGCTGATGACGTGCTCTAAACCTCCACATATTTCCAGCTACTGTACACATCGGCTGACCAAACTACATCAACAAGGCAGCATAGCACCTCAGGCAAGataagatgtttttgtttgtttgcggttttgttttgtttttcatccacaGGATTCGAGGTTTGCTTGAATGGCACAGccgtgttatttttatttatttatttttctgcagaaaaggcGCGAGGCCACCTGATCCCAGCGAAGTCTTAGGCCAGCTTCTGGGCGGTCTCCATCTCCTGCTGGGTCACCTTCTCCTCAGACATGATGGTCACCCACGGAGAAACCGACCGAGTGATCGTCTGCTTGGCCATGTTGTAGCGGTTGATGAGGGTGAAGAGGCGCCCGCGGCCCCCGGGGCCCTGAGGGGGGTAGTTCCCGTAGAGCCCGGTCGGC encodes:
- the stx18 gene encoding syntaxin-18 codes for the protein MTCRFVYSAAAAARSDMAVDITLLFKASVKTVKTRNKAIGVNVDSAKDEIFKKSRPKSGFSLRAKEVITNITKLKDFLLQHRKDYVSAGSLISTDLSRMTDSERDQIDQDAQTFMRTCSEAIKQLRSEVEKQATSAQIKEHRVAVLDLIDMYLKGVCKLYSEQRAIRVKRMVDKKRLSRLAPEHPGKVEKTVVEEPAEEKVVKEESPEKNTSEVQDSSSNLWEEGRVEDELSPEEIQMFEQENLKLVSEMNNLVDEVRQIEGKVVEISRLQEIFAEKVLQQESDIDNIHQLVVGATENVKEGNEDIREAIKNNAGFRVWILFFLVMCSFSLLFLDWYDG